CCTCGACGAACTCACACAACGCATGCATCGCATCCGCGATAACAACGACTGGAAGCAATTCCACAGCCCGAAAAACCTGGCCATGGCTGCCAGTGTCGAGATGGCTGAGCTGGTAGAGATCTTTCAGTGGTTGAGCGAAGACCAATCCCGCCAGCTCCCCGCCGAAAAACTTGCCCACGCAGGGCAGGAAGTGGGCGACATCGTG
This genomic stretch from Pseudomonas deceptionensis harbors:
- a CDS encoding nucleotide pyrophosphohydrolase, with the translated sequence MNLDELTQRMHRIRDNNDWKQFHSPKNLAMAASVEMAELVEIFQWLSEDQSRQLPAEKLAHAGQEVGDIVLYLVLLCAELGLDMNDVVRNKLADNERRFSK